One Paenibacillus sp. SYP-B4298 genomic window, CCGGTCAATGGCTTGCCTGATCTTCGCTTCATGCTCCAGGTCTAGTGCGCTGGTCGCCTCATCCAGTATGAGCAGCGCCGGCTTCCTCAGTATGGCGCGTGCCAGTACAATCCGCTGCCGCTCGCCCCCAGAGAGACGTTCTCCCCGATCGCCAAGCACCGTATCCAGCCCCTGCGGCAGTTGCCTGACGAATTCGTCAGCCGCAGCAAATTGCAGCGCCTGCCAGATTTCTGGCTCCGTCGCATTCGGCTTGACGAGCAGCATGTTCTCGCGCAAGGTCGTGTGGAACAGGAACGGCTCCTGCGAGACATAGCTCACCGAGTGGCGGAAGGCGGCGAGCCGCTCACCCACAAGCGGCTGTCCATCAACGTAGACCTCTCCCTTCTCCGGGCGGATCAATCCCATCAGCAGGTCAATCAAGGTGCTCTTGCCTGCGCCCGACTTGCCAACGATCGCAGTCATGCTGCCGGCCGGGATGTGCAGGTGAATATTACGCAGCGCACAGTCCCCCTCCTGCCGGTTATAGCGAAAATAAGCTCCGCGACATTCCAGCGCCTCCCGGAGCGGGAGCGGCTCTGCCGACAGACCCTGCTCCAGCGCCAATTCACGCGCCTCCTCACATTCCCGCTTCAGCGCGATCAGTCGGTCAAAGGCTGGAATCGAGCTGTATAGCTGCTCCATATTGGATTGAATGGCCGAAAATCGCGGCCATAGTCGGGCGAAAATGACAATAATGAGCAGCAATTGGCCGCTCTGAACCTGCAGCAGCCGCAGCGAGAAGAAAACAAAGAGTGCAATCAGCACCGCGGATGCCAGCTTGTAATAGAATTGAGAGATGGATTGCAGCCTGCTCATCTCCACAATGTTGCTCTCCATCCGTTGGCAGAGTGTGCGGAACCAGGAGAGATGAGACATCTCGAGTCGATTGCTCTTCATTTCCTTCATGCCGTTAAAGTGGTCGCTAAGTGCAGAGTAATAGCTCTGTGACAGCTCAGAGGTCCGGTCGCCCAACAGCTTGGACCGCCTTACGAACCGTCGTAGCGGCAGCCCGATCGCCAAGCCGCTGGCAAGAATGAACAGGGTCAGCTCGGGCGACAGCATGAAGGCGAGGAGGAGCTGAATCGCCGCGAAGACCCCCGAGC contains:
- a CDS encoding ABC transporter ATP-binding protein, which codes for MKPIRIYLKKLQQFAGFRLYLNMLCMLLLSFVDSMGILLILPMLSVIGFADSSAIGIPIVSQLMQPLAGLPGDWQLPVVLGGYLFIMLATGWLQRSQSVLAVSIQQGFIRHLRVDTYQRLIEADWSFFLRQRRSDFQHMLTSELARVSQGVHLFLTLVRSGVFAAIQLLLAFMLSPELTLFILASGLAIGLPLRRFVRRSKLLGDRTSELSQSYYSALSDHFNGMKEMKSNRLEMSHLSWFRTLCQRMESNIVEMSRLQSISQFYYKLASAVLIALFVFFSLRLLQVQSGQLLLIIVIFARLWPRFSAIQSNMEQLYSSIPAFDRLIALKRECEEARELALEQGLSAEPLPLREALECRGAYFRYNRQEGDCALRNIHLHIPAGSMTAIVGKSGAGKSTLIDLLMGLIRPEKGEVYVDGQPLVGERLAAFRHSVSYVSQEPFLFHTTLRENMLLVKPNATEPEIWQALQFAAADEFVRQLPQGLDTVLGDRGERLSGGERQRIVLARAILRKPALLILDEATSALDLEHEAKIRQAIDRLKGKVTIIMIAHRLPTIRYADQVLVMERGELIQQGGYQQLSSDSKGRFSKWLHMHMEQSSP